A window of Gossypium raimondii isolate GPD5lz chromosome 7, ASM2569854v1, whole genome shotgun sequence genomic DNA:
TGTTCAAGTTTTAAGATTAACAAGTGCTGGAAACAATATTAAACGTGAAAATAAGTTGAGTAAGCTATATGACCTATCTATAGTTCAGGCCACCCGAAAAATAAGAGAGTTTAGGTAAATATATAGATCCGAAAAATGGGTTTAGACCAAAAAATAATACTCATCTAGAAAACGGATCGGGCCTCAAGTAAGGTTTTGTCCGGACCCGCCctgaatttataaaaagaaattgttttCACTCGAATAGTTTAATAACTTAAACGAACACTTTAGAATAGTTTAATaacaattttgtaactttttaaggTTGactaaccaaaacataaacttacaaACAATTTAGTGATATTGGATGTAATTCActcaaataaattcaagtaaaacaaatttgtaaaattatgagTTGAGTTTTAACTCAAATACTAATACCCATTTGgcttgttttcaattttatatttcatgttatcatatgaaaattaaatgtataatattatataataatagtaattattCTATTCactgcaaataaaataaaatactcaacAAACTAGTTTaagatattaaatatgttttcgtaaataacaaaaaaaaaatatgacaACATCTTAAAttcagttttaatttttttctcaaaataattatctaactaaagttattaaaaatgtttaagtggtttcatgattaaaaattaataaaaaaatataaattagtaaatatttattatggtACTCGTCATTATCGATCCGTTACTCAAATTCTCGATTGGTCCTAACTTGTAGTCTACAGGGTTTGTACTTGAGGTGTTTTTATTCTTCTATGAGATCGCACGATGTGGGATCGCACCGTCATGAAGGCGAACTCTTATCTAAAAAATAGGTAagcttactaataatttagtcaaTTAGGAGTTTAAAAGATATAGTGTGATGTAACCATTACCAATGTTGTCGCTTTGACAATGGTGTCGCGTGTATGGCCTGAAATTACAGTATCCTCGGGCAAGTGAGTTAACATCACGTCCATGAAATCAGTTTCAGAGGCACCCTggttttcccttttcttcttaAGATGTTCTTCGAGCCAAACACTGATTACTGAGTCGAGTTCTTTGGCAGTTTCCTTCATGGAACGAACATGGCCTTGAATATGGAATCGTTCGAGCCACGGCAGAGCATCCGCCAAAACGTATATCCCAAATAGATACAACGCTCGCTTAATGGCTTCCATGTACCGCCACGGCTCGCTGTCTACTTCCCCGTACTCGTTACCGGAGAATCGTTTTCCGAAGAGCATCCTAAGGTTGATGTTAAACGTCAACCGTTCCAACGCCTCACTGATAGTCACTTTATCACCGTTTCGTGAAAGCCCGTACAACTCTTTGATGAACGAGTCTATTTCGGAGAACCGTATGTGCTTCAGCTTCTCCAAACGGTGGCTTGAAAGAAGCTCGACGGTGGCCATCTTACGGATGTTACGCCAATATTCACCGTATGGGGCGAGCGAAAAGATAGCGTTGTCGTAACCCATGTGCCGCCCGGCGGCGATGCTGGCTCGAGTGGCTAAGGTTCGGTCATTGTTGGTGAAACAATCCTTGGCGATTTCCCAACTGCTTACCACTAAAAGTCGGTGGGTTCCGAGTTTGAGTGAGTAGAGTGGGCCGTGTTTGTCCGCCATTGTTGCTAGGTTCTTGCAGATTGGTTCTTTCCCACCTAAGAGATGGAGGTGACCGATGAGTGGCAATGAACCGGTTGGTTCAGGGATGCAATGTTTCTTGGAGTTCTTGGGTGTTTTTCTGGAGAAAATGTATAGAAACAGCAACAAAGATGCAATCGATGGAATGTAAGTGTAAAGATCCATGGTGATTATGTGAGGTGGTGTTCAAGTTTTAGAGCAGACGACCTTACTTATAGAAGCGGATTTGTTTCCTTTCTAAAGTTTACGGATACGGCAATTATCAAGGGTaaaattgtggaataaaaattaaaactaaaataccttacattaaattgattaactaaatttaaagaaaagtaattacttcaaaggttaaaatatattataagttttaataaatttaaatttatatttttatatttttatctttaagaaTTTATTCTTTTCAccttttagatttcaaatttcaagttctaggattaatatttttaaaattattttgttaaatctaGATTTATTACAGTATATCTTTTAGATGCATAATTACTAAGTGAgtattatcttattttaaaatatcaaactaacaaaattaataaaataatttaatagtattaacaattaaactttttttttaaatataaaaaataaaaggataatgattaaattttaaatcgtGGATGCTTGGATAATATCTAATTCTCAAATCCCCACCACAAAAACTCATTGTTTCGCTATCACCACGTTTCACACGCGTGTTCTTATGCTTAGGTAAAACGTTTGTATAACTATTATtttgtacttttaaaaaattaagatttcagttttgtagaatttttttatattttaaaatttaagtttaattattgatattgttaaatttttttcgagctaattacaaaattattaagtaagttttttaaatttaaaaaatgtaaaacaataaatttaacaaaaagaatctaacagtgttaacaattaaatcttgattttaaaatttagaaaataaagggactaaatttcatgaaatatgtcgaaaccgttttttgaaaacaaaaattttagttgtcgacttattt
This region includes:
- the LOC105790734 gene encoding dimethylnonatriene synthase, translated to MDLYTYIPSIASLLLFLYIFSRKTPKNSKKHCIPEPTGSLPLIGHLHLLGGKEPICKNLATMADKHGPLYSLKLGTHRLLVVSSWEIAKDCFTNNDRTLATRASIAAGRHMGYDNAIFSLAPYGEYWRNIRKMATVELLSSHRLEKLKHIRFSEIDSFIKELYGLSRNGDKVTISEALERLTFNINLRMLFGKRFSGNEYGEVDSEPWRYMEAIKRALYLFGIYVLADALPWLERFHIQGHVRSMKETAKELDSVISVWLEEHLKKKRENQGASETDFMDVMLTHLPEDTVISGHTRDTIVKATTLVLTLTGGESTSVTITWVLSLLLNHPNVLIAAQEEIDHHVGKQRWVEESDIKNLKYLQAIVKETLRLYPPGPITGIREAMQDCCIAGYDVPKGTRLIVNLWKLQRDPRVWENANEFRPERFMTTHVDFDVKGKNFEYMPFSSGRRSCPGMTFGLQVVHLTVSKLIQGFDIRVAEGTAVDMEEGLGLALPKLNPLEVVLSPRLGTEFYECL